The stretch of DNA ACGCTGGGTGAAAGGGCCGGGATTGCAGTTTTTTCAGCAGCTCGAAAAAAATCTGCGCGCGCTGCCGGACTTCGGAAATAAATTCACGCTGGATGAACATGTTATCGCCGAAAATCTTGGCCTCATCACCGACGACGTTGAAGCGCTGCGCACAGCATGCGGTTTTCCCGGCATGCAGGTTTTGCAGTTCCGCTTCGGCGACACCGATATGCATCGCGCCGGATACCGTCCTGAGGGCGTTGAAAAAAATCAGGTGATTTACACCGGCACACACGACAACGACACCACCGCCGGCTGGTTTCATTCGCTCGCCGGTTCTGAAAAAGATAATGTGCAGAACTATCTGAATACCGCCGGCGCCGCCATTCACCGCAGCATGAGCGGACTCGCACTTCGTGCGCCGGCGAAGTGGGCGATTCTGCCGTTGCAGGATGTTCTCGGTGCCGGCGGTCGGATGAACCGTCCGGGCATCACCGGCGGAAACTGGGGCTGGCGGTTTTCGGAAGACATGCTCATGCCGGAAGCGGCGCACTGGCTGAAAACAACAACAGAAGCAACTGGAAGATCCTCATGAACTCAACACTGTCGAGATACATCGTTATGCTGATTGCAATATTTGCCGGAATAGCGGCAGGACGGTTTTTAAAACAGCTGTGCCGGATGCGCTACAAACATTTTCCGGCGGATGGAAATCCGCTGCGCCGCACAGCCATCGAGCTGCTTTCGCGCACCGTCGTATTTCCGGCGGTGATGACCGGCATTTACGTTGCACTCAAAATTTATAAAAATGCGCCGGCAGATTTAACGGCGGTACTCGTCATTATCACCATCACCTATGTGATCTATCAGGCCATCGAACTGAATGACTACTGGATTCGTCTCATCAGCCGCCGGAAGCGCTCTACCCTTGAAGAGATGATTTCGCCGCTCGTTCGCAAAACACTGCGCATTGTTGTTGTGCTGCTCGGCGCGGTGCAGATTATTCAGCAGTTGAGCGACAAGCCGATCACCTCGATTCTCGCCGGACTCGGTGTCGGCGGACTCGCCGTTGCATTGGCCGCACAGGATACACTCAAAAACTTTTTCGGCTCTATCGTCATCTTCTCCGACCATCCGTTTCAAGTCGGCGACCGGATCACGGTGGATGATCAGGATGGCGTGGTAGAAGAAGTCGGCATGCGCTCGACACGGCTGCGCACGCTCAACGGGTATTTTGTCACCATTCCCAACGGCGACCTCGCCAGTAAAACCATCTGTAACATCAGCC from Kiritimatiellales bacterium encodes:
- a CDS encoding mechanosensitive ion channel family protein, yielding MNSTLSRYIVMLIAIFAGIAAGRFLKQLCRMRYKHFPADGNPLRRTAIELLSRTVVFPAVMTGIYVALKIYKNAPADLTAVLVIITITYVIYQAIELNDYWIRLISRRKRSTLEEMISPLVRKTLRIVVVLLGAVQIIQQLSDKPITSILAGLGVGGLAVALAAQDTLKNFFGSIVIFSDHPFQVGDRITVDDQDGVVEEVGMRSTRLRTLNGYFVTIPNGDLASKTICNISRRPNIKRIANISLTYNTPPEKVERAIEIIQEELHRKNEHLDPNSPPQAFFNNFTATALNILVVYWFTPADYIPFMKFDQAFNLAILRRFKEEGIEFAFPPQPLFLAGDPKHPVTPEDHYA